A stretch of DNA from Streptomyces spiramyceticus:
ATTGAGGAGGCGGCTTGGTGTGCACAAGACCGGCGGCGGTCTCTCAAGTGGGCGGTGCACAGGCCTGGTCCGGCCGGCTCCGGGCGTACCCGAGGTACTCTGCGCCGATGTCAACGATCAAGGTTTTGATGCTGTGCGGCAGCGTCCGGGCGGGTTCGGTCAATGAGGCGACGCTGAGGACCGCGACGGCCGTCGCACCCGAGGGCATAACGGCCATTCTGTACAAGGGACTTGGCGCATTGCCCCACTTCAACCCTGACGACGACCACGAGCCACTGCACCCCGCCGTCGCCGACCTGCGCGCGCGGATCGGGGCCGCGGACGCGCTGCTGTTCTGCACGCCGGAGTACGCGGGCGCCCTGCCCGGTTCGTTCAAGAACCTGCTCGACTGGACGGTCGGCGGCGTGGAGATCGGCGAAAAGCCGTGTGCGTGGATCAACGCCTCCAGCGCGCCCACCGGCGCGGTCTTCGCGCACGAATCACTGCGTCGGGTGCTCGGTTACACCGGCGCCCGCATTGTCGAGGACGCCTGCGCTCGCATTCCCGTGCCCCGCCAGGCGGTCGGCGCCGACGGGCTCGTACATGATCCGGAACTGCGCGCTGAAATTCTGACGAAGCTCACCGCGCTGACACAGCACGCCACTTCCCCTGAACTCCACTGAACTCGGCTGCCCTACGCCGCCGCGTGGAACAGCGCCGCCGCCTCGCCTCGCGACCCGACCCCCAGCTTGGTCAGGATCTTCGCGACATGGAACTTCACCGTCGACTCGCTGATGTGCAGTTCCTGCGCGATCCCCCGGTTGCGGTGGCCGAGCGCGAGCCGTGTCAGGACCTCCAGCTCGCGCGCCCCCAGTGAGCTGAGCGGATCGGTGGACGCGGGGGCATCGGGCGTCGTCAGCGGGATGACCGCGGTGACCGTCGTCCCCCAGCCCGGCACCGCGTCCAGGTCGAGCCGGCCGCCGAGCACGTCCAGCCGGTCGGTGATCCGCGCCGGACCCAGCGTGCACATCGACAGCGCGCCGGGACCGTCGTCCCGTACGGTCGCACGCAACTCCTGCTCGGTCACCTGCCAGCCCACATGAACCCGGGTCATCGGCTCCTGCTCCAGCGCGGTCAGCAGCACCGCGCGTACGATCGCCCGCGCCGCGTGCGCCACATCGGCCGCGACCCTGCGGACGGAGTCGGGCGGGCCGAGTTCCAGGCGTACGGGGCTGTGGCGCAGCAGCGGTCGCAGCGAGTCCGCGAGCCGGGCGAACGCCTCGTCGGCCCGTTCCTCCGCGACCGCCTTGTCCCGGTCGGCCTCGGCGCGCAGTTCGATCAGCGCGGACACGGCCAGCTCGGTGGCGGTGGCCCGCGCGGCCGCGTCGTCGAGGCTGCGGCTGCGCAGGACTCCCAACAGCCCGGTCAGCGCGGCCGAGTGCGTCTCGCCCAGCTCCGCGATCACCCGGGCCCGGGTGTCGGCCGCGGCGCGTGAGCGGGCCAGGGCGCCGGGGGTCGCCTCCGACGCGAACCGTTCGAAGTGACTGGTCACCAGGGACCACAGAGCCTGCGCGACGGCGAGGGCGCTGCCGTCGACCGGCGGAGCGCCGTCGTCACGTACGAGCACGAGGAGCGCACCCCTTGCCGTCGCGTCGGTCATCACGGCGACCACGGACCGCGCGGCCCCTGCGATCCTCGCCGTGCCCTGCCAAGCCTGTCCGGGGACGCCGGCGACGAACAGCGGTTCCAGATCCGCGGCGCTGATCCGCGCGGCGAACTCCGGCTCGCCGACCGCCTTGAACGGCGAATGCGCGCAGTGGGTGGACAGTTCGGCGGCGGCCAGGTGCGGAACCAGCTCCGCCAGGGTCGCGGACAGCCGGGGCAGGATCTCGCCCAGCGGCTGCCGGATGACGTCGTAACCGGCCGTCAGGGCGGCCAGGGTGCCGGCGCCGGGCGTGAGGGCCCGGGCCGGGGCGGCGGCAGGGGCGGCGGCCTGCGAGGGCAGGAAGGTCACGGACCTCGCGGCCCCGGTCAGTGTCAGCTCCATTCGGCCAGCGTAACGA
This window harbors:
- a CDS encoding NADPH-dependent FMN reductase, translating into MSTIKVLMLCGSVRAGSVNEATLRTATAVAPEGITAILYKGLGALPHFNPDDDHEPLHPAVADLRARIGAADALLFCTPEYAGALPGSFKNLLDWTVGGVEIGEKPCAWINASSAPTGAVFAHESLRRVLGYTGARIVEDACARIPVPRQAVGADGLVHDPELRAEILTKLTALTQHATSPELH
- a CDS encoding helix-turn-helix transcriptional regulator; protein product: MELTLTGAARSVTFLPSQAAAPAAAPARALTPGAGTLAALTAGYDVIRQPLGEILPRLSATLAELVPHLAAAELSTHCAHSPFKAVGEPEFAARISAADLEPLFVAGVPGQAWQGTARIAGAARSVVAVMTDATARGALLVLVRDDGAPPVDGSALAVAQALWSLVTSHFERFASEATPGALARSRAAADTRARVIAELGETHSAALTGLLGVLRSRSLDDAAARATATELAVSALIELRAEADRDKAVAEERADEAFARLADSLRPLLRHSPVRLELGPPDSVRRVAADVAHAARAIVRAVLLTALEQEPMTRVHVGWQVTEQELRATVRDDGPGALSMCTLGPARITDRLDVLGGRLDLDAVPGWGTTVTAVIPLTTPDAPASTDPLSSLGARELEVLTRLALGHRNRGIAQELHISESTVKFHVAKILTKLGVGSRGEAAALFHAAA